One Rhodoferax ferrireducens T118 DNA segment encodes these proteins:
- a CDS encoding CRISPR-associated helicase/endonuclease Cas3, whose product MSKHIAHVRKADGAIQLLPDHLRGVARLTSEFASKIGLPQQGELIGLLHDLGKYSAEFQNYLKSAVELLNPDEDEFVDAKGLKGKVDHSTAGAQLVWQELAKFGQLGQIVAQILALCIASHHSGLIDCLSADENSLGDDSFSKRMNKQDGRSHLDEAQTVADDLVLLRAHALMAEPSMIHAIQSLVGKIIRLSPEKNDRNIVTQQHIGLLVRFLFSCLIDADRIDTADFENPRQAKLRMGGRYADWDTLCFRLEAHLANFTPRYPIDQLRQDISQHCFNAAKRRRGIFTLTVPTGGGKTLASLRFALHHAKTHQMERVIYVIPFTSIIDQNADVVRRILEPQGVVPGTVVLEHHSNLTPESQTWRSKMLSENWDAPVVYTTSVQFLETLFGSGTRGARRMHQLANAVLIFDEIQTLPVNCVHLFNNAISFLTKHCNSTVVLCTATQPLLDKVDAFKGAMQLADDHEIMPDVQGLFDDLKRVEVKNQLRHGGWSADDIAALALSEVERAQSCLVIVNTKIAAQAIYRQCKQRAEFKVYHLSTHMCPAHRKVILTQVRDDLQVQTPTLCISTQLIEAGVDVDFGCVIRFTAGLDSIAQAAGRCNRNGRQDCGIVHVINPQDENLNMLPDIRIGRDRAERVMSDFHENPGKFGNNLIGPQALAWYYQNYFYARSDEMTYPVSEKKLGHHDSLLNLLSCNTIASAEHSKAAGRAPDIYLRQSFMAAARAFKAIDAPTRGVLVPFEQAGRDLIADLCSAYMPDKEFDLLRKAQQYSVNVFPNVLEKLQKAGVVREVRPDTDILFLIDSRYYSTEFGLATTPEGNMEVLYG is encoded by the coding sequence CTCAGCAAGGCGAACTCATTGGCTTGCTGCACGATTTGGGGAAGTACAGCGCAGAGTTCCAAAATTATCTGAAATCTGCTGTTGAGTTGCTGAACCCGGATGAAGATGAGTTTGTCGATGCCAAAGGGCTCAAGGGAAAAGTTGACCATTCCACAGCCGGCGCACAACTGGTGTGGCAAGAACTCGCTAAGTTTGGGCAACTCGGACAGATCGTTGCTCAGATATTGGCGCTGTGTATTGCTTCGCATCACTCAGGACTAATCGACTGTTTAAGCGCTGACGAAAACAGTCTTGGGGATGACTCGTTTAGCAAACGAATGAACAAGCAGGACGGACGAAGCCATTTAGATGAAGCACAGACCGTCGCCGATGACCTTGTTCTGCTGCGCGCTCACGCGCTTATGGCAGAGCCTTCAATGATTCATGCAATACAGAGCCTTGTTGGCAAGATCATTCGGCTCTCTCCAGAAAAAAATGATCGCAACATCGTGACGCAACAGCACATCGGTTTACTGGTGCGGTTTTTGTTCAGCTGCTTGATCGACGCTGATCGTATCGATACCGCAGATTTTGAAAACCCCAGACAGGCCAAATTGCGTATGGGTGGACGCTATGCCGATTGGGATACTTTGTGCTTCCGCCTTGAAGCGCATCTGGCTAACTTCACTCCCCGTTATCCCATTGACCAACTTCGTCAGGATATTTCGCAGCACTGCTTCAATGCTGCCAAGCGTCGTCGCGGCATCTTTACTCTGACAGTGCCTACGGGTGGCGGCAAAACACTGGCGAGTCTAAGGTTTGCGCTACATCATGCCAAGACACACCAGATGGAACGCGTGATTTATGTCATTCCATTTACATCCATCATTGACCAAAATGCGGATGTGGTTCGGCGTATTCTGGAACCACAAGGTGTTGTGCCCGGAACCGTGGTACTAGAACACCATTCCAATTTGACTCCCGAATCACAAACTTGGCGCAGCAAAATGCTCTCTGAAAACTGGGATGCGCCAGTGGTTTACACCACCAGCGTTCAGTTTCTGGAAACCTTGTTTGGTTCGGGTACCCGAGGTGCCCGGCGCATGCACCAACTGGCCAACGCTGTGTTGATCTTTGATGAAATTCAGACGTTGCCGGTCAATTGTGTTCATCTGTTTAACAACGCGATCAGTTTTTTAACCAAGCATTGCAACAGCACGGTGGTTCTATGCACCGCAACACAACCTTTGCTGGACAAGGTGGATGCCTTCAAGGGTGCAATGCAGTTAGCCGATGATCACGAGATCATGCCCGATGTGCAGGGCTTGTTTGATGACCTAAAACGGGTCGAAGTCAAGAACCAACTCAGACACGGCGGTTGGTCGGCAGATGACATTGCTGCACTGGCGTTGAGTGAGGTGGAAAGGGCGCAGAGCTGTCTGGTCATTGTCAACACAAAAATCGCTGCACAAGCCATTTACCGTCAATGCAAACAGCGTGCTGAATTCAAGGTCTATCACCTCAGCACCCACATGTGCCCCGCCCACCGCAAGGTCATATTGACGCAAGTTCGCGATGACTTGCAAGTACAAACGCCAACGTTATGCATTAGCACCCAGTTGATCGAGGCCGGTGTGGATGTTGATTTTGGTTGTGTCATCCGCTTCACTGCCGGTCTGGATTCGATTGCACAAGCTGCAGGGCGCTGCAATCGCAATGGTCGACAAGATTGCGGGATTGTCCATGTCATTAACCCGCAAGACGAAAACTTGAACATGCTCCCCGATATTCGGATTGGTCGAGACAGGGCAGAACGTGTGATGAGCGACTTTCACGAAAATCCCGGCAAGTTCGGCAACAACCTGATTGGACCTCAGGCGTTGGCTTGGTATTACCAAAACTACTTTTACGCCAGATCTGACGAGATGACCTATCCGGTTTCTGAAAAAAAACTGGGCCATCACGACAGTTTGTTGAATTTGCTGTCCTGCAACACGATCGCTTCGGCAGAACATTCCAAAGCCGCAGGAAGGGCCCCTGACATTTATCTCCGGCAATCGTTCATGGCGGCCGCCCGTGCGTTTAAAGCCATCGATGCGCCAACTCGGGGGGTGCTGGTGCCCTTTGAGCAGGCGGGACGGGATTTGATTGCCGATTTGTGCAGTGCCTACATGCCAGACAAAGAATTTGACTTATTGCGAAAAGCCCAGCAGTACAGCGTGAACGTTTTCCCCAACGTCTTGGAAAAGCTGCAAAAGGCTGGTGTTGTTCGCGAAGTCAGGCCTGACACCGATATTTTGTTTTTGATCGACTCGCGCTACTACAGCACAGAGTTTGGGCTTGCAACAACACCCGAAGGGAATATGGAGGTTCTTTATGGTTAA
- the cas5c gene encoding type I-C CRISPR-associated protein Cas5c produces MQQHPKGIWRFFMVNPNGIEFKVSARHALFTDPLTKIGGEKCSYHIPTYEALKGITKSIYWKPTLIWVIDEVRVMKRIRTQTKGTKPLDYGGGNTLAIYTFLADVEYQVRAHFEWNLHRPELKDDRIPAKHLAIAQRMVERGGRQDVFLGTRDCQGYVESCVFGEGDSPYDVEGELAFGLVFHGFDYPDETGESKLHARFWQPTMFNGRVTFKRPEDCTVRKYVRDMGIKKFGDQNLRGVEAEAAELED; encoded by the coding sequence TTGCAACAACACCCGAAGGGAATATGGAGGTTCTTTATGGTTAACCCGAACGGCATCGAATTCAAGGTATCGGCACGACATGCCTTGTTTACCGACCCCTTGACCAAAATCGGAGGTGAAAAGTGCTCGTACCACATTCCCACTTATGAGGCGCTGAAGGGCATCACCAAGTCCATTTACTGGAAGCCGACACTTATTTGGGTGATTGATGAAGTGCGGGTGATGAAGCGCATCCGGACACAAACAAAAGGCACCAAACCTTTGGACTACGGCGGCGGTAATACCCTGGCTATTTACACCTTTCTTGCGGATGTGGAATACCAAGTGCGTGCGCATTTTGAGTGGAACCTTCACCGCCCCGAACTGAAGGATGACCGTATTCCCGCCAAACACCTCGCGATTGCGCAGCGAATGGTCGAGCGAGGGGGGCGGCAAGACGTTTTCCTGGGTACGCGTGACTGCCAAGGCTATGTTGAGTCCTGCGTTTTCGGCGAAGGCGACAGTCCTTATGACGTTGAGGGCGAGCTGGCTTTTGGGCTGGTGTTTCACGGGTTTGACTACCCCGATGAAACCGGCGAGTCAAAACTCCATGCCCGATTCTGGCAACCCACCATGTTCAATGGTCGCGTCACATTCAAACGCCCAGAGGACTGCACCGTTCGCAAATATGTCCGTGACATGGGCATCAAAAAATTTGGTGACCAGAATTTGCGTGGTGTAGAGGCTGAAGCGGCGGAATTGGAGGACTAA